One part of the Pandoraea faecigallinarum genome encodes these proteins:
- a CDS encoding autotransporter domain-containing protein, whose amino-acid sequence MLPGAAQAAATIVNSRFETYTWDAKTDLSITSSGAIFDAANGVVNSNSSGTIATGGTLTNAGRMLGSTAGLTNTESIATLINQAGGIIGGTGQYGILNHRSRVFRSGLLSSSHVDQYATIGSLANSGTISGSQAGIMLEQGALDALTNAGAIKAGAFGINNEKGTIGQIVNAQTGSIHGDRAIDNSGTLGTLTNRGVITGGVSGVRNSGPLSSLVNDVTGTIGRSDKALSVGVWNEAATIGSLTNAGAINARAVGIVNEKGSIGQIVNARTGTINASQAIVNSSAYIGTLTNQGVISGELFGIVNSGTMPRFVNDGTLQGTTAFFNAANANLGQFTNSGVIAGSIANESKIQLTIAGATGTAFGTLTGVNQDVGVIKSVSNVVFSSGNLLLNDTVTAPALKNLGATLQVNRPMTIQGDYLQTSAATLLLGVWAGATPTGALSDTGYGQLVVKGNTVLAAGTSVQLASTGAPYGFAAGQRFVAVRTSGPSVIYNASNLNYGIVGLNARVAGAEVLDAASGTRNLVLTVQSVSQTPGGNTRGNTGGSTGANTGGNTRGSSGGTISNNRLESYAWDGDTLVVTPMGSTLDVAYGIVASGSQGTLTNAGNILGTVSGLTVNERSTITSVNNQAGAVIGGTAQYGVLLDGTGYGASGIYKNANIDSLANSGTISGTSAGVKVNVGTIGALTNQGTIAGYGADANAYAIHLAETGSKLGTLINSGLIVGPQGRGIGNTGTIGQMINTGTIDASGIAIRNISTSLKNGSLFNATISTLINDISGTIGRSDTTSAGAVGVWNEAVINTLTNAGTIHANAVGIVNEKGGIGQILNARTGTINGSRAIVNGSGTIATANIGAVSNQGVIGGGDYGVVNSGTIQRFVNDGTLLGSKAALYNNVSGTIGQLINSGVIAGTIVNQSTTPFTIGGATGTTFGTLTGLNQSVGVIKSASDVLFSSGNLLLNDTVSAPALRNVSATLQVNQPTRIEGDYTQASGATLLIGVSSGAKPTGAGSDTGYGQLVVAGNAMIDPGSSVKLTSTGAPYGFAAGQRYVAIQAAGPDVNYRASQLNYGIVGMNAQVVGAEVRDATSGTRNLVLTLQSVAQTPGGNTAGNPSDRIASLKVSGAAAVVRDAVSGSQDHELMLVKVPQTRARNTTENPDVNIGGSPRATIASSPSTNPGGTPGANIAGKPGATVGSKMDGNTAGTSGALPCGIPEGNTDGKPSGNTGKITGGNSQGSRDGKPGTDTGKNPGANAEGNPSANPLASTCRNPGGKTADHADGNTDAKAAATAEGKADGKTGATTDGKADGKAGATADGKADGKTGAKTDGKAVADKDGDTDGDSDTGGNAAGKTVDNGDDTAIKTRTPPVQPVPEIPQPARPTTPVAMASLGGLQRYTGVSDLALLNLYNASLALGNTADANRAGARLAPGQHAGASRAAGAIALDTLGVLGVHIDQLRTLSGAGSGMATGDNTPQYGVWGQALGGHASQSMLDSVSGYSANYGGLMIGFDHDLDGRWVAGGAFAFSSAVIKGSDDNSGSTTRVTGYGLLGYASFTGNPWYVTLSAGAVRQRYTGTRLADFPGFKGSANASFMGQQYMARAEFGFPLALGRTTLTPLASLTYSYLMQGSYEETGGNGAALAVGTSDTNSLRSALGLKIQHTFASPYGDIVPFARVQWLHEFVTKRQQVSAVYVADPLGETAFTTVGAPPVANLADIALGVALVRANRLSLSLGYTLQVGGGYLSQSGTIRLRQTF is encoded by the coding sequence ATGCTGCCGGGCGCGGCGCAGGCTGCCGCCACGATCGTCAATTCCCGATTCGAAACCTATACGTGGGACGCCAAAACGGATCTCTCGATTACCTCGTCGGGCGCGATCTTCGATGCGGCAAACGGCGTCGTCAACTCGAACTCAAGCGGCACGATAGCGACCGGCGGTACGCTCACGAACGCCGGGAGGATGCTGGGCTCGACCGCCGGGCTGACGAACACCGAATCGATCGCGACCCTCATCAATCAGGCCGGCGGGATCATCGGTGGGACCGGGCAATACGGCATCCTGAACCATCGCAGCCGGGTTTTCAGGAGCGGCCTCCTATCATCGTCTCATGTCGACCAATACGCAACGATCGGCTCTCTTGCCAATAGCGGCACGATTTCCGGCTCCCAGGCAGGCATCATGCTCGAGCAGGGCGCGCTCGACGCCCTGACCAATGCCGGCGCGATCAAGGCTGGGGCGTTCGGCATCAACAATGAGAAGGGAACTATCGGGCAGATCGTCAACGCGCAAACCGGCTCGATCCACGGGGACCGGGCGATCGATAACTCGGGCACCCTCGGTACGCTCACCAACCGAGGCGTGATCACCGGGGGGGTGAGCGGCGTGCGAAACTCGGGCCCGCTCTCGTCGCTCGTGAACGACGTCACCGGAACCATCGGACGCAGCGACAAGGCGTTGAGCGTCGGGGTGTGGAATGAGGCGGCAACCATAGGTAGCTTAACCAATGCCGGCGCCATTAATGCCAGGGCGGTCGGCATCGTCAATGAGAAGGGGTCGATCGGGCAGATCGTCAACGCGCGAACCGGCACGATCAATGCGAGTCAGGCGATCGTGAATTCCTCGGCTTACATCGGTACGCTCACCAACCAAGGCGTGATCAGCGGCGAACTTTTCGGCATCGTCAACTCGGGCACGATGCCGCGCTTTGTCAACGACGGCACCCTCCAGGGCACGACGGCTTTCTTTAACGCGGCTAACGCCAACCTCGGCCAGTTCACCAACAGCGGTGTGATCGCCGGGTCGATCGCCAACGAATCCAAAATTCAGCTGACCATCGCGGGGGCAACGGGCACGGCATTCGGTACGCTGACCGGTGTGAATCAGGACGTGGGCGTGATCAAAAGCGTCTCGAATGTTGTTTTCTCCTCAGGCAACTTGCTGCTCAACGACACGGTCACTGCGCCCGCGCTCAAGAACCTTGGCGCGACGCTGCAGGTGAATCGGCCGATGACGATTCAAGGCGACTACCTGCAGACCAGCGCGGCGACGTTGCTGCTCGGGGTCTGGGCCGGGGCGACGCCGACAGGCGCCTTGTCCGATACGGGGTACGGCCAGCTCGTGGTCAAAGGCAACACCGTGCTCGCCGCGGGCACAAGCGTGCAGTTGGCCAGCACCGGTGCGCCCTACGGCTTTGCGGCCGGGCAACGGTTTGTAGCGGTTCGCACGAGTGGGCCGTCGGTCATTTACAACGCGTCGAACCTCAATTACGGGATTGTCGGGCTGAACGCCCGGGTCGCCGGCGCGGAGGTTCTCGACGCGGCATCGGGCACGCGAAATCTCGTGCTCACGGTACAGAGCGTTTCGCAAACGCCGGGGGGCAACACCCGCGGCAATACCGGGGGCAGTACTGGCGCCAATACGGGGGGCAACACGCGTGGAAGTTCAGGAGGGACGATCTCCAATAACCGACTCGAATCGTACGCGTGGGATGGCGACACGCTCGTGGTAACGCCAATGGGTTCGACACTCGACGTGGCCTACGGCATCGTCGCTTCGGGCTCGCAGGGGACGCTGACGAACGCCGGGAATATTCTTGGCACTGTCAGCGGACTGACGGTAAACGAGCGTAGTACCATCACCTCCGTGAACAATCAGGCCGGTGCGGTCATCGGCGGTACCGCGCAGTACGGCGTTCTGCTCGATGGCACCGGGTATGGCGCAAGCGGCATCTATAAAAATGCAAACATCGATTCGCTGGCGAACAGCGGCACGATTTCGGGCACCTCGGCGGGCGTCAAGGTGAACGTGGGGACCATCGGTGCACTGACCAATCAAGGCACCATCGCAGGGTACGGGGCGGACGCCAACGCCTACGCCATCCACCTCGCCGAGACAGGTTCCAAACTCGGGACGTTAATCAACAGCGGCCTGATCGTCGGCCCCCAGGGGCGGGGCATCGGCAATACCGGCACGATCGGGCAAATGATCAATACCGGGACAATCGACGCGAGCGGCATTGCCATTCGAAATATAAGCACCTCTCTCAAGAACGGCAGTCTCTTCAATGCCACTATCTCAACGCTCATCAACGACATCAGCGGCACGATCGGGCGCAGCGACACAACGTCGGCGGGCGCGGTCGGGGTGTGGAACGAGGCAGTGATCAACACCCTGACCAATGCCGGGACCATTCATGCCAATGCGGTCGGCATCGTCAATGAGAAGGGGGGGATCGGGCAGATCCTCAACGCGCGAACCGGCACGATCAATGGGAGTCGGGCTATCGTTAATGGCTCCGGCACCATCGCCACGGCCAACATCGGTGCGGTGAGCAACCAGGGCGTGATCGGAGGCGGTGATTACGGCGTCGTTAATTCGGGCACGATACAGCGGTTTGTCAATGACGGCACCCTGCTGGGCTCGAAGGCGGCCCTTTACAACAACGTTAGCGGCACCATCGGCCAGCTCATCAACAGTGGCGTGATCGCCGGGACGATCGTCAACCAGAGCACCACCCCCTTCACCATCGGGGGCGCAACGGGCACGACGTTCGGTACGCTGACCGGGCTCAATCAGAGCGTGGGCGTAATCAAAAGCGCCTCGGATGTACTTTTCTCCTCGGGCAACTTGCTGCTCAACGACACGGTCAGTGCGCCCGCGCTCAGGAACGTCAGCGCGACGCTGCAGGTGAACCAGCCGACGCGCATTGAGGGGGACTATACGCAGGCCAGCGGGGCGACGTTGCTCATCGGGGTTTCCAGTGGGGCGAAGCCGACAGGCGCTGGGTCCGACACCGGGTATGGGCAACTCGTGGTCGCAGGCAACGCAATGATCGACCCTGGTTCGAGTGTCAAGTTGACCAGCACCGGTGCGCCCTACGGCTTCGCGGCAGGGCAACGGTATGTGGCCATTCAGGCGGCCGGGCCCGACGTCAATTACCGCGCCTCGCAATTGAATTACGGGATTGTCGGCATGAACGCCCAGGTCGTCGGCGCAGAAGTCCGCGACGCGACATCGGGGACGCGAAATCTCGTGCTTACGCTTCAAAGCGTTGCGCAAACGCCCGGGGGGAACACGGCTGGCAATCCGAGTGACAGGATTGCCAGCCTGAAAGTGAGCGGCGCTGCCGCAGTCGTGCGCGACGCGGTATCGGGCTCGCAAGATCACGAGCTCATGCTGGTCAAAGTGCCGCAAACGCGGGCGCGAAACACCACCGAGAATCCGGATGTGAACATCGGTGGCAGCCCCCGCGCAACCATCGCCAGCAGCCCGAGTACAAACCCCGGGGGCACTCCGGGCGCAAACATCGCCGGCAAGCCGGGCGCAACCGTCGGCAGTAAAATGGATGGCAACACCGCCGGCACTTCCGGTGCACTCCCTTGCGGGATTCCAGAGGGAAACACCGACGGCAAACCGAGCGGAAACACGGGCAAAATTACCGGCGGCAATTCGCAGGGGAGCCGCGACGGCAAGCCGGGAACAGACACCGGTAAAAATCCCGGCGCCAACGCGGAAGGAAACCCCAGCGCGAATCCGCTGGCCAGCACCTGCCGCAACCCGGGCGGAAAAACCGCCGACCATGCGGACGGAAACACCGATGCAAAAGCCGCCGCCACTGCCGAGGGGAAAGCCGACGGAAAAACCGGCGCCACGACCGATGGGAAAGCCGACGGAAAAGCCGGCGCCACGGCCGATGGGAAAGCCGACGGAAAAACCGGCGCCAAGACCGATGGAAAAGCCGTTGCCGATAAGGATGGAGACACCGACGGCGATTCGGACACCGGCGGCAATGCGGCGGGAAAAACCGTCGACAATGGGGATGACACCGCCATCAAGACGCGGACACCCCCGGTACAGCCCGTGCCCGAAATTCCGCAGCCGGCGCGTCCGACGACGCCCGTCGCGATGGCGTCGCTGGGGGGGCTGCAGCGTTACACTGGCGTCTCGGATCTGGCGTTGCTCAATTTGTACAACGCCTCTCTCGCGCTTGGCAACACCGCCGACGCCAACCGCGCTGGCGCGCGACTCGCACCGGGCCAGCACGCTGGGGCGTCGCGCGCGGCGGGGGCTATCGCGCTCGACACGCTCGGCGTGCTCGGCGTTCACATCGACCAACTGCGCACCCTCTCCGGCGCTGGCTCCGGCATGGCAACGGGAGACAATACGCCGCAGTATGGCGTGTGGGGACAAGCGCTCGGCGGCCACGCGAGCCAGAGCATGCTCGACTCGGTCAGTGGCTACAGTGCGAACTACGGCGGCTTGATGATCGGCTTCGACCATGACCTCGACGGGCGCTGGGTCGCTGGCGGCGCGTTCGCCTTCAGCAGTGCGGTCATCAAGGGCTCGGACGATAATTCCGGCAGTACGACGCGGGTGACCGGCTACGGCCTGCTCGGTTATGCGAGCTTCACCGGCAATCCCTGGTATGTGACTCTCTCGGCAGGCGCCGTGCGGCAGCGTTACACCGGCACTCGCTTGGCGGATTTCCCAGGGTTCAAGGGCAGCGCCAATGCGTCATTCATGGGACAGCAATACATGGCGCGCGCCGAATTCGGCTTTCCGTTGGCGCTCGGGCGCACGACCCTCACGCCGCTGGCCAGCCTGACCTACAGCTATCTGATGCAAGGATCGTATGAGGAGACGGGGGGCAACGGTGCCGCGCTCGCGGTGGGCACGTCGGATACGAACTCGCTGCGCAGCGCGCTCGGGTTAAAGATCCAGCATACGTTTGCGAGTCCTTACGGCGATATCGTGCCGTTCGCGCGCGTGCAATGGCTGCACGAGTTCGTGACGAAGCGCCAGCAAGTCAGCGCCGTCTATGTCGCCGACCCTTTGGGCGAGACGGCCTTCACCACGGTGGGCGCACCGCCCGTGGCGAATCTGGCCGACATTGCACTCGGCGTGGCGCTCGTGCGGGCCAATCGTTTGTCGCTCAGCCTCGGCTACACGCTGCAAGTGGGGGGGGGATACCTTTCCCAAAGCGGCACCATTCGCTTGCGTCAGACGTTCTGA
- a CDS encoding IS5 family transposase (programmed frameshift) — protein sequence MTRKKYASDISREKFSEIEPLLRSVRRRTKPTTVDLYEVFCAVLYLLRTGCQWRFLPSEFPKWQTVYAYFSKWSQPDQHGVSVLEQALKKSQVGAARTRQGRSASTTFLIVDAQSVKNTDTAAHKGYDAGKKVSGIKRHIAVDTQGLPHAVAVTTAEVNDRKGALLAFEHGKPRLGQVQSVLVDGGYVGEPFAQGVREILGERVTVQIAKRSELHTFKVLPQRWVVERSFAWLEKNRRLWKNCERLLNTSLQFVHLAFLALLLRRS from the exons ATGACGAGAAAGAAATACGCGAGTGACATAAGCCGAGAGAAGTTCTCGGAGATCGAGCCGCTGTTGCGCAGCGTGCGCCGGCGCACGAAGCCCACGACGGTGGACTTGTACGAGGTGTTTTGCGCGGTGCTGTATCTGTTGCGTACCGGTTGCCAATGGCGCTTCTTGCCCAGCGAGTTTCCCAAGTGGCAAACCGTCTACGCGTATTTCAGCAAATGGAGTCAGCCTGACCAGCACGGCGTGAGCGTGCTGGAGCAGGCACTCAAAAAATC TCAGGTTGGCGCGGCGCGCACAAGACAGGGACGCAGCGCCAGCACGACGTTCTTGATCGTGGACGCGCAGAGCGTGAAGAACACTGACACGGCAGCGCATAAGGGTTATGACGCGGGCAAGAAGGTGTCGGGCATCAAGCGTCATATTGCCGTAGACACGCAGGGCTTACCGCACGCCGTGGCGGTAACCACTGCCGAGGTGAACGATCGCAAAGGAGCGTTGCTGGCGTTCGAGCACGGCAAGCCTCGCTTGGGACAGGTGCAAAGTGTGCTGGTCGATGGCGGTTACGTGGGCGAACCCTTCGCGCAGGGCGTGCGCGAGATCTTGGGCGAGCGGGTCACGGTGCAGATCGCCAAACGCAGCGAACTGCATACTTTCAAGGTCCTGCCGCAGCGTTGGGTCGTCGAGCGCAGTTTCGCCTGGCTGGAGAAGAACCGGCGCTTATGGAAGAACTGTGAGCGTTTGCTCAACACCAGCTTGCAGTTTGTCCATCTCGCCTTTTTGGCACTGCTGCTCAGGAGATCGTAA
- a CDS encoding type III secretion protein, giving the protein MSEPDDLAPVGAHVRAAGTTLSATGLDPGDLDCVYAYACQLFDASDYAGAKRFYLLLVRLSPWQFDYWLALGLACQRSAEHEDALFCFGQAGLLRHDDPRPAYHAGLSHQLAGDPKRAHEAFTAALKGCAERPEYAGFAAEVERQAGCALLKASL; this is encoded by the coding sequence ATGTCCGAACCCGACGATCTCGCGCCGGTGGGTGCGCACGTTCGCGCAGCCGGCACGACCCTCAGCGCGACCGGCCTGGACCCGGGCGACCTCGATTGCGTCTACGCCTATGCTTGCCAGTTGTTCGACGCGAGCGATTACGCAGGGGCTAAGCGCTTCTATCTGCTGCTCGTGCGGCTCTCGCCCTGGCAATTCGACTACTGGTTGGCACTGGGCCTCGCGTGCCAGCGGAGCGCGGAGCACGAAGACGCCTTGTTCTGCTTTGGTCAAGCCGGTCTGCTGCGCCACGACGACCCGCGCCCGGCCTACCATGCCGGACTTAGCCATCAACTTGCTGGCGACCCCAAGCGCGCGCACGAGGCCTTTACCGCCGCGCTCAAGGGCTGCGCCGAGCGCCCCGAGTACGCCGGATTCGCCGCTGAAGTCGAGCGGCAGGCGGGGTGCGCGCTTCTGAAGGCAAGCCTATGA
- a CDS encoding tyrosine-type recombinase/integrase yields the protein MLPKLCLQMTELDLFAPGVGDWETDPLAAFEAWLAARKGRKGPAGAGLRASSASVYRAQWSAFVRYLAQPPRTQLTHVGEADISRYLAGLHLENRQQRARIRKLIERVLDEVYRAQARSGTPNPARRALVEPSCVWKDVQGNRPTPFLRADALEQLWGYMECAPMAAEHHGQWKEARDVALTAAYLGAGVKVGDSLRLTVNCIHEDLAWLDVKHPGSQYAYRAKLLRGATQVLARWLRVRAHAGTLGPLLFPGGLDGRPMHSVTALRAVRATATRAGIACEHTERLSPQTLRNTYAATLLAQGETDLALCNTLGFAELVSATRLRAAWDAWRAQPAPTP from the coding sequence GTGCTGCCCAAACTCTGCCTACAGATGACGGAACTCGACTTGTTTGCCCCGGGGGTGGGGGACTGGGAGACCGACCCCCTCGCGGCGTTCGAGGCGTGGCTCGCGGCGCGTAAAGGCCGCAAAGGGCCCGCCGGTGCCGGCCTGCGCGCGTCCTCCGCGAGCGTCTATCGCGCCCAATGGTCGGCGTTCGTGCGCTACTTGGCGCAACCTCCACGTACGCAACTCACGCACGTGGGCGAGGCCGACATCAGTCGCTATCTTGCCGGCTTACATCTCGAAAATCGACAGCAACGCGCACGCATTCGCAAGTTGATCGAGCGTGTGCTGGACGAGGTGTATCGCGCGCAGGCCCGCTCGGGGACGCCCAATCCTGCGCGGCGCGCGCTGGTCGAGCCGTCGTGCGTGTGGAAAGACGTGCAAGGCAATCGGCCGACACCGTTCTTGCGTGCCGACGCGTTGGAGCAGTTGTGGGGATATATGGAATGCGCCCCGATGGCTGCTGAACATCATGGGCAATGGAAGGAGGCGAGAGATGTAGCGCTTACCGCAGCGTATCTAGGGGCAGGGGTGAAGGTGGGCGATAGTCTACGTTTGACTGTTAACTGCATTCATGAGGATCTGGCGTGGCTCGACGTGAAGCATCCCGGCTCCCAGTACGCCTATCGCGCCAAGTTGCTGCGCGGCGCGACGCAGGTGCTGGCCCGCTGGTTGCGCGTGCGCGCGCACGCCGGTACATTGGGCCCGCTGCTTTTTCCCGGTGGACTCGACGGGCGCCCCATGCATAGTGTGACGGCGCTGCGCGCGGTGCGCGCCACCGCCACACGTGCGGGCATCGCCTGCGAGCATACGGAACGCCTGAGCCCCCAAACGCTACGCAATACCTACGCGGCGACGCTGCTCGCCCAAGGCGAGACCGATTTAGCACTGTGCAACACCTTGGGATTCGCCGAGCTGGTGAGCGCGACTCGATTGCGCGCGGCGTGGGACGCGTGGCGAGCGCAGCCGGCGCCCACACCGTAG